One region of Mucilaginibacter sp. 14171R-50 genomic DNA includes:
- a CDS encoding type 1 glutamine amidotransferase domain-containing protein — protein sequence MADLSNKKVAMLTEEGFEQVELTSPKEALEAAGATVHIISPKSGKIKAWDKDKWGIEVDVDKNLSDVSPDDYDALVLPGGVLNPDKLRQNKDAVAFASAFLDEGKPLAAICHGPQLLIETNMLKGRRLTSYPSLQTDLKNAGADWVDEEVVTDSGLVTSRRPADLDAFNQKTIEEIAEGIHV from the coding sequence ATGGCTGATTTAAGTAATAAAAAAGTAGCAATGCTTACTGAAGAAGGATTTGAGCAGGTTGAATTAACCAGCCCTAAAGAAGCATTGGAAGCCGCGGGCGCAACCGTGCATATCATATCACCAAAAAGCGGCAAGATCAAAGCCTGGGACAAGGATAAATGGGGCATAGAAGTTGACGTAGACAAAAACCTGAGCGATGTTAGTCCGGATGATTACGACGCACTGGTGCTGCCCGGGGGCGTATTAAACCCGGATAAATTGCGACAGAATAAAGATGCCGTGGCCTTTGCATCGGCCTTTTTAGATGAAGGCAAACCACTTGCGGCCATTTGCCATGGCCCACAGTTGCTGATAGAAACGAATATGCTGAAAGGCCGTCGCCTCACCTCCTATCCTTCCCTGCAAACCGACCTTAAGAATGCCGGCGCAGATTGGGTTGACGAAGAAGTTGTTACTGACAGCGGGTTGGTAACAAGCCGCCGCCCTGCCGACCTTGACGCCTTTAACCAAAAAACAATTGAGGAAATTGCCGAAGGCATTCATGTTTAA
- a CDS encoding nuclear transport factor 2 family protein, with amino-acid sequence MKTLLLATLILALSAPAFCQTDQDDIKKTITTMFDGMRKGDSTMLRSTFHKDMVLQSVVNKRDGSTVLLTEKADEFVKQVGTPHKEIYDERITWGDIKVDGDLASAWTPYKFYVGEKFSHCGVDFYQLMKTAAGWKIIYIVDTRRTGNCPE; translated from the coding sequence ATGAAAACCTTGTTACTTGCGACGCTGATTTTGGCTTTAAGCGCGCCTGCTTTTTGCCAAACCGATCAGGACGATATCAAAAAAACCATTACCACCATGTTTGACGGCATGCGTAAGGGCGATAGCACTATGCTGCGGTCAACCTTTCATAAAGATATGGTGCTGCAAAGTGTGGTGAACAAAAGGGATGGCTCTACTGTGCTGCTGACAGAAAAAGCCGATGAGTTTGTAAAACAAGTTGGCACCCCTCATAAAGAAATATACGACGAGCGTATCACCTGGGGCGATATTAAAGTAGACGGGGACCTGGCCAGCGCGTGGACGCCTTACAAATTTTATGTAGGCGAAAAGTTTAGTCATTGCGGGGTTGATTTTTACCAGTTAATGAAAACCGCCGCCGGCTGGAAGATCATTTATATTGTTGATACCCGCCGTACAGGTAACTGCCCCGAGTAA